The nucleotide window CTGCCACCTATAAAAGACTGGTTGCTAGGCAGGTGTGTCAATAGTTACCAGACTGTCAGACAGGTCCTGGATGGATACCATACTGTCAGCAGGGTAGAAGAAAATACTAGGCTGGCGCGGCTATTATAATATATGGCTTATAATAATCAGGACTCAGAGGCGGACTTCATATCCCGTGCCTTCACCCACAGTGAGCGGCCATATTGTGACCTTATCCAGTACACTGTCtatatcagggatagggaacctttgactctccagctgttgcaaaactacaattcccatcatgcctggacagccaaagctttagcttcgattgtccaggcatgatgggaattgtagttttgcaacagctcaagggccaaaggttccccatccttctATATAGTCTATTGGTCAGGCCAACTatagtatgtgacactgtcttCAAGGGTTTAGTCACCCCTTTCCAATATGGCCAACGATACAGCTTTTCCAAAACAAGATGTCCGCTGTTCACTATACGAACGCTTACccaatggcggccatattggttacCGGTATACCGTTAAGACACGGCTGACACGTCCTTTAAAACAATCAGGATCTCAAAATGGCTGCAGCCGACATATCGGCAAGATACTTGTGAATTAACAAACATGAGAAAGACCCCTTTCCTCCCCCCGATTAGTGCAAAAATACATAAAGGAAATAAGATTCAGCGAGTGCAAGATGTTAAGAAcattaacaaaaaacaaaaaaaaattccatgtaTGAAATGCTAAGCGGCGCCATGTGGGCGGCCTCTCTTCTCCGTGTTTAGTAAAATACCGCAAACATCTCACCACAATATAGCAGCAATCACTAATGTACAAAACATCACATCTGGCAGAAAGCCAGTTCTCTTCATtcaaactacagttcccagcagGCATTGCCAGTCAGTACAGTCTGACTAGTCGCATGCTGATGAGAAATTTAAGGGTACAGTACCCTTTTTAAGTCCAGTATTCAAACATATAAATCAACCCTACAACGGCAAAAAGATTGCCTACAACATCCCGATACGTCTATCAACGCCGCGCCGCGCCATATATCCATACACCGCTCCTGTTCTGCCTAATACTGGCAAATGAGAGATGAATAGAAAGGCGGCGATTAAGATATGGGAAAAAAATGATTGATTTGATTATAGaaattaaaggggctctccaggtCTGTGTGTATAAAGTTACTTGTGCTCTGATCATCAAGAGAAGATGGTCAGCAGTTGCCATGACAACACAGGGCCTCTGTGGACAAAGGCACCGCAACTAACTTTATTGAACATTCCTGGAGAAGCCCTGTGCACGTAAAGCCTAAATCACAGTATAACTAAAAGCCCTGTGTATCCATTCATCTCTGTgtacaagatctctgcttgctttccGTGAATAGAAATTAAGCAGGAGATTTATGTCGCTGTCTTATGGTAagatgttgcccatagcaaccaatcacagctcagctttcattttaccagagaactattaaaaatgaaagcagagctctgattggttgcggTAGACAACAAAGAGAAACCTACTAAAAGAAATATGATGTTGCCCATAGGaaccagagctcagctttcatttctcatagcTCTCTGGTAAAATtaatgctgtgctgtgattggttgctattagcAGGGAATGTTATAGATCCCAATGATCATGTGACCCACAATTGTCCTGTGACTTCTGTGGTCGTAATATGGATGCATAACACATTGTAAAGTAAtgaccaggattagaaaaatcaaGCCGCAACTATCATCAGTTTGTGTGGGGCAGATCAGTTctattgaggtgaatggagcagaactgtaataccacacacaacctgaaaaaAATGATGGAAGAAAGCAGTTATGACTTTATAAtcatagataatccctttaagtgctgtgtgtttctgttcactgacagcaagcagagccaAATGGATTCACAGATTAGAAATAACTCTTCTTTATAACAATTCTGTAGAGAAGCCTGCCAGAACATCCCCAGTATCCAACGCCTGGCGCCGCCCCTCGGTCCATTTTCCTGGGATCCACAACCTCACTTTGTCAGCAATAAGTTGGGATCGGAAAAAATCTGATACAATCCATATCCGATCTCATCAATCTCCTCCTCCGTCAGCCGCGAGAATAAGTTGACTTTTTCATTAAAATAGCAGGGGAGGGAGCCGCTGCCCAGATGCCCAATGAGCGCCTCTATGACTTGCAGGAAGCGGTCGGCCAGACAGGCCTCTGACCAATCAGACGAGTCGTTATTGAGGTGGAGGAGGACGTGTCTTAAGTGGGTTGGGGATAGTTGGCAGAGTCCTGGGCGTTGGTGGCAGATACTTCTGAGGATGTGCAGACACTTCTGCCGAACGCCATTGTCGCCGCTGTCCAGCTCCTGAAGGAGGACAATCTCCTGACGGTAAAAGCTCCGTCGCCAGAGGTTTTCGGCTGGGGCTGTGGTGGGGGAGTAGGCCAGCAGGGCGACCTCTTTGGTTTCAACCACTGGGATGATGTTGATGGTCGTTGTGAAGTCGCGGTGGATGACCTCCAGTCTGAGGTCATCGGGGGCAATAACCGGCTGGATGCTGCACTCCAGGACCGTCCCAATGGCCGGCCAGTTGATGGATCCTACAATGGTTTTGTGCAAGGACTCCACTATGGTCCTGGTGGAAAGGTAGCCCCCCAACATGAAGCGGTCCCACAGACTGCTCCCCCGGGCCGTATACTCCAGGTTAACCCTTTTGATCAGCCAAAACTGGGGGTCATTCAGGATAGTATCTTCTCCAGGTACAAAGGTCCACAAATCCGGTTCAAGAATTAGGGGCAGCAATAAGCAAGTGTGGTCTAAACTAGTGACGGGGAGACCACTACCCAGGGAGCCCCCCAACTGCATGGCGGAGAATGGCATTTCAGGGTGCTTGGACTTCAGGAAGTCCTGCAGCTCACGCATGATGTCCAGCACCAGCTGCTTCACCACATGTGTCATGGCTTCTGGCACTATGGCATCATGGGAGTAATAGTGCAGCAGAATCTCCTGTAGGGTGAAGCATATCGGGGTCTTCTCAACCACGGGGGGCTGCTCAGCAGGATTACCACTCAAAGCTGCGACATCTGTGAGAGGGGAAACAAAAAAGGGAAGAAGCCAGATCTGTCAACTACCTGATGTTCTTGGTTAGAGCTCTGACTCcaatcacatccaaagctgcatgaACAATTGGGCTCACTGCTGCTTGGAGACTGTCAGCATGGTGCTTCACTTATCAGGGAAAGCTGGATGAAAACCTAGGTGAAGACAGCAATATTGGCTGACGCCTGGCTTTACACTAGTGTGTATACTCCAACCTGAGGCTTTCTagttgtagcaaaactacaactcacattatttctatataaacTGACTAGAAAACCAGATGAATTCTGCTGCAGCTTCGGATGTGACTGGAGGCGCAATTACTGAACATTATATACAATATTCTAACCAGCTGAGAAGATAACAATAATGACAGTTCCTTTCCTGACCTGGGACAGGCTGGCTGGGCTCTGGGGCTGGTAACGCGGCGCTCAGGTCAGCGCGGGTTGGTTTCTTTCGCACAAGTTTTGGGGAGGCCTTCATCAGGACGGCTTCCTTCCAGCTTTCTTCTATGGACTTCTGCTCTAGTTTCCCATCGGCGTCTTTCTCATCCGGAGGAGACGCTGCGCGGTCAATGAGCTGCAGAAAATGGTAACACAATGAGTCCCTGACCACTGGTCTCtaacctgtggcaaaactacaactcccagcatgcccgggccagagttgtagttttgcaacagctgatggACCACAGGGTGAAGATTGATTACTTAAATGACAAGGAGAACTTTACTATATGTGGTACTTACCCTTTTGACTGCCAGAGTAGCAATGCCCAGCATCGCTGCTCCCCCGACGCCAAGCACCAGCCTGGCATTGGCCAGTAGGAAATCCACCACACTGCCGATGCCATCATCTGACTTCTTGCCTTTCTTTTGAAGCTGCATTTCGGCCATGATGATGCTGAGGAGAAAGGAGGAACAGATCACATGTCACATCTACACTGATATATGTCCTCATACTTGGGGTCGGATGTCATCATGTTGCGTTGCGCACTCTGTGCTACATCAATGGTTTCCAATCAGTGCCTTTCCCGTCTCTGCAAAAGCTACAACCCCCACTGAGCTAAAGGTTGACAGGTGATAGTGGAGACCTTCAGGTGGGGAACAATGGTGCAATCAGATTTAATCAGGtctagggcatgatgggagttgtagttttacaacagcaggagggtcacagaTCCTGTAACACTGTTTCTACATCAGCGGTTCCTGAGCTGCTGCACAACCCCTCCATCAGCAGGCTGGAGACCACCGATCTATATATACTGCATTGTTATCATTTAAGAAAAACCAGGTCACACCTCAAACAATGGCATAATGTGACTCAGAAGACGCCAATGTTCTCTGCCCGCAGCCATGTGTACACTGTCATTACcagacacagatatatatatacacacagtcagcCGGGCAGAGATGCCAATGCGATATGTCTCTGTGCCAATCAACACAGATCTGGGGTGTGGTAAGCCTTATAAATAACACTGCGCCCTTTGGCAGCTTGGTCTTATTCACTACAGGCCACACCCCCTTTTCAAGGGGCTTTTCTGTTTTCTCTCATCTACTGTATAAAGTTCTAAAACTTTCCATATCTTCACCCTTTTCAAGACCTCCGCTTGCTTTCAGCAAACGTGAACATCCTTGTTTACGTTCAAAGACTGAAACCCAATAccactcacagctgagggtttggtcTAGTTGTATCCAGTCCAGACAATCCAGATTGCACTTGatactgtaacaaaccctcagcggTGACAACACTGTTTCCATTCACCGACAACAAGCGGAGATGGAGAAAATGATTACAAaagttaaaaagttgcaaaacttTTTAGATCTCAATAAATGGCGTATAATCTCGTGGCCACCGATATATCGCAACACAACATACTTACGGCGCTTGTTTCAACTAACTTTATTAATACCGGCAAACGTAACACGTATCACACTTTTTGCGCCAAATTTAAAGGCGCAGAATTTAACATTCATgtgaaaacacacaaaaagggtAAAATATACTGTTATAGCAGACACTGTCTAGGAGGAGGATGTACAAGGAAGCACATTGGAATGGAAGGTTTAGTTATAGTACGGCAGAAAGTCAGGATTTTTTAAAGGGCCTCAGAAACCATtataaaactacaaatcccagcatgcctagCTCAGTAAAGTCTTACTAACAAAAGGAAAgggatgctgggaattgtagttctagaGAAATTACATATATAACTGCGCATTTAATGGCGGCGTTATGTATCTGCCCTCCACCCGCAGCCCGGCATTACCCTCCTCCCGTACTCCCACCCCTGAC belongs to Dendropsophus ebraccatus isolate aDenEbr1 chromosome 9, aDenEbr1.pat, whole genome shotgun sequence and includes:
- the MIEF2 gene encoding mitochondrial dynamics protein MID49; its protein translation is MAEMQLQKKGKKSDDGIGSVVDFLLANARLVLGVGGAAMLGIATLAVKRLIDRAASPPDEKDADGKLEQKSIEESWKEAVLMKASPKLVRKKPTRADLSAALPAPEPSQPVPDVAALSGNPAEQPPVVEKTPICFTLQEILLHYYSHDAIVPEAMTHVVKQLVLDIMRELQDFLKSKHPEMPFSAMQLGGSLGSGLPVTSLDHTCLLLPLILEPDLWTFVPGEDTILNDPQFWLIKRVNLEYTARGSSLWDRFMLGGYLSTRTIVESLHKTIVGSINWPAIGTVLECSIQPVIAPDDLRLEVIHRDFTTTINIIPVVETKEVALLAYSPTTAPAENLWRRSFYRQEIVLLQELDSGDNGVRQKCLHILRSICHQRPGLCQLSPTHLRHVLLHLNNDSSDWSEACLADRFLQVIEALIGHLGSGSLPCYFNEKVNLFSRLTEEEIDEIGYGLYQIFSDPNLLLTK